From Camelina sativa cultivar DH55 chromosome 20, Cs, whole genome shotgun sequence, the proteins below share one genomic window:
- the LOC104772292 gene encoding uncharacterized protein LOC104772292 has protein sequence MGLLSNQTSRDDLKAGDHIYSWRNAYIYSHHGIYVGDEKVIHFTRGGGLETGTGTFLDNFITSSVPNHGGGNNPCPKCGDQSKLDGVISSCLDCFLAGGNLYLFEYGVSPAFFIAKQRGGTCTTATSDPCDDVVSRAEFLLLRNRFGAYNLFENNCEDFATYCKTGLVVMLKIKLGSSGQANSASVAGDAVSWAIGLFGMVKSGRTASVVSSTLGYVVTGFGGVVLVGTVGYGKYCFDRLRSDIGMRSDATKVPVERLVSIIEVMEGRSTDVMEGSSIEVMEGSLEDNKKS, from the exons ATGGGACTACTGTCCAACCAAACCTCCAGAGATGATCTGAAAGCAGGAGATCACATCTACTCTTGGCGTAACGCTTATATCTACTCTCATCACG GAATCTATGTAGGCGATGAGAAAGTGATACATTTCACTCGTGGAGGTGGTCTCGAAACCGGAACAGGGACTTTCCTGGACAATTTCATCACTAGCTCAGTTCCGAATCATGGAGGAGGCAACAACCCTTGTCCTAAGTGTGGAGATCAATCCAAACTCGACGGTGTAATCTCTTCTTGCCTTGATTGCTTTCTCGCCGGAGGAAACCTTTATCTCTTCGAGTACGGTGTCTCTCCAGCTTTCTTTATCGCAAAGCAACGAGGAGGTACTTGCACGACTGCAACTTCAGATCCTTGTGATGACGTCGTTTCCCGTGCTGAGTTCCTCTTATTGCGAAACCGGTTTGGTGCTTACAACCTGTTTGAGAACAATTGTGAAGATTTTGCTACCTATTGCAAAACTGGTTTGGTTGTCATGTTAAAGATCAAGCTTGGAAGTAGTGGTCAAGCCAATTCCGCGTCTGTAGCAGGCGATGCTGTTTCTTGGGCGATTGGTCTTTTTGGGATGGTGAAGTCTGGTAGAACAGCTTCGGTGGTTTCTTCAACACTTGGATATGTAGTTACAGGTTTTGGTGGTGTGGTGTTGGTAGGGACTGTAGGGTATGGTAAGTACTGTTTTGATCGCCTGCGTTCCGACATTGGTATGAGATCCGATGCTACTAAGGTTCCTGTGGAAAGACTCGTTTCCATCATTGAAGTCATGGAAGGCAGATCTACTGATGTCATGGAAGGCAGTTCTATTGAAGTCATGGAAGGCAGCTTGGAGGACAACAAGAAGTCT
- the LOC109131155 gene encoding uncharacterized protein LOC109131155 — CNIAGIYVGDEKVIHFTRGGGLETGTGTFLDNFITSSVPNHGGGNNPCPKCGDQSKLDGVISSCLDCFLAGGNLYLFEYGVSPAFFIAKQRGGTCTTATSDPCDDVVSRAEFLLLRNRFGAYNLFENNCEDFATYCKTGLVVMLKIKLGSSGQANSASVAGDAVSWAIGLFGMVKSGRTASVVSSTLGYVVTGFGGVVLVGTVGYGKYCFDRLCSDIGMRSDATKVPVERLVSIIEVMEGRSTQVMEGSSIEVMEGSLEDNKKSS, encoded by the coding sequence TGCAATATCGCAGGAATCTATGTAGGCGATGAGAAAGTGATACATTTCACTCGTGGAGGTGGTCTCGAAACCGGAACAGGGACTTTCCTGGACAATTTCATCACTAGCTCAGTTCCGAATCATGGAGGAGGCAACAACCCTTGTCCTAAGTGTGGAGATCAATCCAAACTCGACGGTGTAATCTCTTCTTGCCTTGATTGCTTTCTCGCCGGAGGAAACCTTTATCTCTTCGAGTACGGTGTCTCTCCAGCTTTCTTTATCGCAAAGCAACGGGGAGGTACTTGCACGACTGCAACTTCAGATCCTTGTGATGACGTCGTTTCCCGTGCTGAGTTCCTCTTATTGCGAAACCGGTTTGGTGCTTACAACCTGTTTGAGAACAATTGTGAAGATTTTGCTACCTATTGCAAAACTGGTTTGGTTGTCATGTTAAAGATCAAGCTTGGAAGTAGTGGTCAAGCCAATTCCGCGTCTGTAGCAGGCGATGCTGTTTCTTGGGCGATTGGTCTTTTTGGGATGGTGAAGTCTGGTAGAACAGCTTCGGTGGTTTCTTCAACACTTGGATATGTAGTTACAGGTTTTGGTGGTGTGGTGTTGGTAGGGACTGTAGGGTATGGTAAGTACTGTTTTGATCGCCTGTGTTCCGATATTGGTATGAGATCCGATGCTACTAAGGTTCCTGTGGAAAGACTCGTTTCCATCATTGAAGTCATGGAAGGCAGATCTACTCAAGTCATGGAAGGCAGTTCTATTGAAGTCATGGAAGGCAGCTTGGAGGACAACAAGAAGTCTAGTTAG
- the LOC104772291 gene encoding uncharacterized protein LOC104772291, with translation MSNWSSDQEVDDIVEEEVDSIVEEIQYNYTHPDVPLAPIIRRVHIERDREEGHTRLWNDYFSDNLTYTNAMFHRRFRMNKPLFLRIVTAIENGVPYFRQRRDATGRLGLSALQKCT, from the coding sequence ATGTCTAATTGGAGTTCCgatcaagaagttgatgataTTGTAGAAGAGGAAGTTGATAGTATAGTGGAGGAGATCCAATACAACTACACTCACCCAGATGTACCACTAGCTCCAATAATTCGAAGAGTGCACATTGAGAGAGACCGCGAAGAAGGCCACACTCGgttgtggaatgattattttagtgataatctGACTTACACAAACGCTATGTTCCATCGtcgctttagaatgaacaaaccattgttcCTTCGTATTGTTACCGctattgagaatggagtcccATACTTCAGACAAAGGCGAGATGCTACTGGAAGGCTTGGTCTTTctgcacttcaaaaatgtacgTAA
- the LOC104769904 gene encoding probable cytochrome c oxidase subunit 5C-1: protein MAGHKVAHATLKGPSVVKELVIGLALGLAAGGLWKMHHWNEQRKTRSFYDLLERGEISVVAAEE from the coding sequence ATGGCAGGACACAAGGTTGCGCATGCCACACTGAAAGGCCCGAGTGTTGTCAAGGAATTAGTTATTGGTTTGGCACTTGGTTTAGCTGCTGGTGGTCTCTGGAAGATGCACCATTGGAATGAGCAGAGGAAAACCAGATCTTTCTATGATTTGCTTGAGAGAGGTGAGATCAGTGTTGTCGCCGCTGAAGAGTGA